In Nostoc sp. GT001, a genomic segment contains:
- a CDS encoding Rpn family recombination-promoting nuclease/putative transposase: MFDNICKFLVENFSSDFATWLLGESINLTELSPKELSLEPIRADALILLQSEQSILHLEFQTQVDAEIPFRMIDYRLRVYRRFPDKAMHQVVIYLKQTNSNLVQQNTFTIAGTRHEFAVIRLWEQPTAVFLRTPGLLPLAVLSSTIDPEVILNEVAREINGITELRAQSNIAASTAILAGLVLDKEVIKRVLRSDIMRESAIYQDILQEGKAEGKAEGRAEGRAEGKAEGKAEGKAEGKAEGKAEALLEVARNLFSTGMPLEQIGRVTGLSIEQLQYLQASESNQ, encoded by the coding sequence ATGTTTGACAATATCTGCAAATTCTTAGTTGAGAACTTCTCCAGTGATTTCGCTACATGGTTATTAGGCGAATCTATTAATTTAACAGAACTAAGTCCAAAAGAATTATCTCTCGAACCCATTCGGGCTGATGCTCTAATTCTGTTGCAGTCGGAGCAAAGCATATTGCATTTGGAATTTCAAACCCAAGTCGATGCGGAAATTCCTTTTCGGATGATTGACTATCGATTGCGAGTATATCGCCGCTTTCCAGACAAAGCAATGCATCAAGTCGTAATTTACCTCAAGCAGACAAATTCAAATTTGGTGCAACAAAATACATTTACAATTGCTGGGACACGACATGAATTTGCAGTTATCAGACTTTGGGAACAACCGACAGCAGTATTTTTGAGAACACCTGGACTTTTACCATTGGCTGTGTTAAGCAGTACAATTGATCCAGAAGTTATACTTAATGAAGTGGCACGGGAAATTAACGGTATTACAGAATTAAGAGCTCAAAGTAATATTGCTGCTTCTACAGCCATTTTAGCTGGTTTAGTATTAGATAAAGAGGTGATTAAACGAGTTTTGAGGTCAGATATTATGCGCGAGTCAGCGATTTATCAAGACATTCTACAAGAAGGCAAGGCTGAAGGTAAGGCTGAAGGTAGGGCTGAAGGTAGGGCTGAAGGTAAGGCTGAAGGCAAGGCTGAAGGTAAGGCTGAAGGTAAGGCTGAAGGTAAGGCTGAAGCGTTACTCGAAGTGGCAAGAAATCTATTTAGTACTGGTATGCCATTAGAACAGATAGGCAGAGTCACAGGGTTATCAATTGAGCAGTTACAGTATTTACAGGCAAGTGAGTCCAATCAATAA
- a CDS encoding amino acid transporter, with product MAKSIVSTKRLGSQLIHWLLEEDQRREKEGPYRKEEPHRQHSWWQVMCLTGVDYFSTLGYQPGIAALAAGALSPIATLVLVLLTLFGALPIYRRIAAESPHGEGSIAMLERLLSWWQGKLLVLCLLGFVATDFIITITLSAADATAHIIENPLTPIWLHNQPIAVTLILVALLGAVFLRGFREAIGIAVVLVGAYLLLNFLVVGVGVYQILTHTEAIANWQTALFARHSNPLILIGIALLIFPKLALGLSGFETGVTVMPLVKGSSNSTPQHPKGRIRNTRKLLTTAALIMSFFLLTTSFITTLLIPAAEFASGGKANGRALAYLAHLYLGNGFGTIYDLSTISILWFAGASAMAGLLNIVPRYLPRYGMAPNWARATRPLVLVYTAIAFVVTIIFKASVEAQGGAYATGVLVLITSAAFAVTLSAHRHRQKRARLVFGIITLLFLYTTIVNIIERPEGIRIAGFFIGAIIFTSLVSRVWRSTELRAERIEVDELASQFLAQDSQGTIRLIANRLNTGDVLEYFMKEKEVREDNHIPANDPILFLEIHVSDASEFADVIVVKGVQVGDYRILRAESAAVPNAIAALLLYIRDQTGKIPHAYFGWAEGNPIQYLLRFILFGEGDIAVVTREVLRRAEKNPHIRPAIHVGG from the coding sequence ATGGCTAAATCAATTGTTTCAACAAAACGGCTCGGTAGCCAGTTAATCCACTGGTTGCTTGAAGAAGACCAACGACGAGAGAAAGAAGGCCCTTACCGGAAAGAAGAACCACATCGCCAGCATTCTTGGTGGCAGGTGATGTGCTTGACTGGTGTAGATTATTTCTCGACCCTTGGCTATCAACCAGGGATTGCAGCACTAGCGGCTGGCGCTCTTTCTCCTATAGCTACCCTGGTTCTGGTTTTGCTGACGCTCTTTGGAGCGTTGCCAATTTATCGGCGCATTGCTGCCGAAAGCCCTCATGGTGAAGGGTCGATCGCAATGTTAGAGCGTTTACTTTCCTGGTGGCAAGGCAAATTACTTGTACTGTGCTTACTTGGCTTTGTGGCAACTGACTTTATTATTACCATTACCTTGTCAGCAGCTGATGCCACAGCCCATATCATCGAAAATCCGCTGACACCAATTTGGCTTCACAATCAGCCGATCGCAGTTACCCTGATATTAGTTGCATTACTAGGTGCAGTTTTCTTGAGAGGTTTCCGAGAAGCCATTGGGATTGCAGTAGTTTTGGTGGGAGCTTATCTGCTGTTAAACTTCCTTGTCGTTGGTGTCGGTGTGTACCAAATATTAACTCACACAGAAGCGATCGCTAACTGGCAAACTGCACTTTTTGCACGCCATTCCAATCCTTTGATCCTAATCGGTATCGCTCTCCTCATCTTCCCCAAACTCGCACTGGGATTGTCAGGTTTTGAGACTGGTGTTACCGTTATGCCTCTAGTTAAAGGTAGCAGTAACAGCACTCCGCAACATCCCAAAGGGCGGATTCGGAATACACGCAAGCTGCTCACCACTGCTGCTCTGATTATGAGCTTCTTTCTGCTTACCACCAGCTTTATAACCACTCTACTGATTCCAGCCGCAGAATTTGCATCGGGGGGCAAAGCCAACGGACGGGCCCTTGCTTATTTAGCACATTTGTATTTAGGCAATGGCTTTGGCACAATTTACGATTTAAGTACTATTTCTATTTTGTGGTTTGCAGGTGCATCTGCAATGGCAGGGCTGTTGAATATCGTGCCTCGCTACCTACCGCGCTATGGTATGGCACCCAATTGGGCACGGGCAACGCGACCTTTGGTGTTAGTCTACACAGCGATCGCTTTTGTTGTCACAATTATCTTCAAAGCAAGTGTAGAAGCCCAAGGTGGGGCTTACGCAACTGGTGTGCTGGTGTTAATTACCTCAGCCGCCTTTGCTGTAACCTTGTCAGCCCATCGCCACAGACAGAAGCGGGCCAGACTCGTTTTTGGCATCATTACACTGTTATTTTTATATACCACCATTGTCAATATCATCGAAAGACCAGAAGGCATTAGGATTGCTGGGTTCTTTATCGGTGCGATCATTTTTACCTCGCTGGTTTCTCGTGTTTGGCGTTCAACGGAACTCCGAGCAGAGCGAATTGAAGTTGACGAACTTGCTAGCCAATTCCTTGCCCAAGATAGCCAGGGAACAATACGACTGATTGCAAATCGATTGAATACAGGCGATGTTCTAGAGTATTTTATGAAAGAGAAAGAGGTACGCGAAGACAACCATATTCCAGCCAACGATCCAATTCTGTTTTTAGAAATTCATGTATCCGATGCTTCGGAATTTGCGGATGTGATCGTAGTCAAAGGGGTACAAGTTGGTGACTATCGCATCCTCCGGGCTGAAAGTGCAGCAGTACCGAATGCGATCGCAGCTTTACTACTTTACATTCGCGACCAAACAGGTAAGATTCCCCATGCTTACTTCGGCTGGGCTGAGGGAAATCCCATACAATACCTATTGCGTTTTATCTTGTTTGGCGAAGGTGACATTGCTGTAGTTACCCGTGAAGTACTGCGTAGGGCTGAAAAGAATCCCCACATACGACCTGCTATTCATGTTGGGGGTTGA
- a CDS encoding PAS domain-containing protein, giving the protein MPDAEKFHNQLANHKLLHRQVSKKAKSSLVASQEEGMVLQLADGTIQACNAASDRILGLSAEQLVGQNLLDPKWQFIHEDGSPLLNKIHPTSVTQNTGKPCLNVVCGFYKPNGELVWLLLSSQPLFQTEGSNLYAIVTTFSDITASKHTQFEDDCSCEQNTQQVDADEFQTLWDSQRLFQQIAGTLPGILYIYDLIEQRNAYVNYEIAQGWGYTPAEIQAMGKELFTQLLHPEDLARIPSYFEKFNSTHQGEVLSFEYRILHANGEWRWFCSYDTVYSRTVDGLPQYLLGIAFDITERRHIEISLRQSNERFELATAAVNCLIYDWEIGRNTVERTQGLTQVFGYTQQETEPTFQWWQERIHPDDQQRINDQFMASMANGNRYRIEYRVRHQDGRYLWVVDQGFAVRDANGQVVRVVGASTDITEQQAALWERQKIETNLRESEERIRLATNAAEMGMWFWDITTNEVIWTEKCYQLFGVSPEAEINFEIFLNCVHPEDRQYIQEAIARSVEENVECDIEYRIPWSDGSIHWIAAKGRVFYDAEGKPVRMMGTTQDITQRKQVENDLRQRETQLRRLVDSNIIGIMFATPDYITEANEAFLEMLGYTREELLAGKIYRKHITPPEYHDLDRQGLEQLLTVGICTPFEKEYIRKDGSRIPILIGGALVERDPASWICFILDLTPRKQLEKALRQQAEELKQANRNKDEFLAILSHELRSPLNPILGWSSLLKSRKFDEVTTSRALETIERNAQLQIQLIDELLDVSRIIRGKLNLTFATVNLVAVIDAALETVRLLAETKSIQIQVQVDPKVGKVLGDYNRLQQVVGNLLSNAVKFTPSRGSVEISLSLSRELTFHSALIQVKDTGQGISPEFLPHVFEYFRQADSSTTRTFGGLGLGLAIVRHLVELHGGTVKAASPGIGQGAVFTVRLPVMKESDGAEKAGGAGEKFNSSVLRGLRVLIVDDDVDTREFLHFLLQQNGALITAAASVKEALKFIAQAVPNLLISDLGMPEIDGYSLIKMLRAMPKEEGGEIPAIALTAYAGESDRDRVLAAGFQKHIAKPVQPTELLTSIADLLGQNHG; this is encoded by the coding sequence ATGCCAGACGCGGAAAAGTTCCACAACCAGCTGGCTAATCACAAGCTGCTGCATCGGCAAGTTAGTAAAAAGGCAAAATCTTCGCTAGTCGCCAGTCAAGAAGAAGGAATGGTGCTTCAGTTGGCTGATGGCACTATCCAGGCTTGTAATGCTGCTAGCGATCGCATTTTGGGACTGAGCGCAGAACAGCTTGTGGGGCAAAATTTGCTCGATCCCAAGTGGCAATTTATTCATGAAGATGGGTCTCCCTTACTCAATAAAATCCACCCTACGAGTGTTACTCAAAATACAGGTAAGCCTTGCTTAAATGTAGTGTGTGGCTTTTATAAGCCAAATGGTGAGCTAGTCTGGCTGTTGTTGTCCTCCCAACCTCTGTTTCAAACTGAAGGAAGCAATCTGTATGCGATCGTGACAACTTTTTCGGATATTACGGCATCTAAGCACACCCAGTTTGAGGATGACTGTAGTTGTGAACAAAATACTCAACAAGTTGATGCAGATGAATTTCAGACATTGTGGGATAGTCAACGTCTGTTTCAACAAATTGCTGGCACTCTTCCGGGAATACTCTACATTTATGACCTAATTGAGCAGCGAAATGCTTACGTTAATTACGAAATTGCTCAAGGTTGGGGCTACACACCAGCAGAAATCCAGGCAATGGGAAAGGAATTATTTACTCAACTTCTACACCCTGAAGATTTGGCTCGAATCCCTAGCTATTTTGAAAAATTTAATTCTACTCATCAGGGCGAAGTTCTCAGCTTTGAATACCGAATTCTACACGCTAATGGAGAGTGGCGCTGGTTTTGTAGCTATGACACTGTGTACAGCAGAACTGTTGATGGATTGCCGCAATATCTTTTGGGGATCGCTTTTGATATTACAGAGCGACGACACATAGAAATTTCCTTGCGGCAAAGTAATGAAAGGTTTGAGCTAGCAACGGCGGCAGTTAATTGCCTAATCTATGACTGGGAGATTGGCAGAAATACTGTGGAAAGAACTCAAGGTCTAACCCAGGTTTTTGGCTACACCCAACAAGAAACGGAACCTACCTTCCAGTGGTGGCAAGAACGCATCCATCCCGATGACCAACAAAGAATTAACGACCAATTCATGGCTAGTATGGCCAATGGAAACCGTTATCGCATCGAATATCGAGTGCGTCACCAGGATGGCCGCTATTTGTGGGTGGTAGATCAGGGGTTTGCTGTCCGGGATGCAAATGGTCAGGTAGTTAGGGTAGTTGGTGCGAGTACTGATATTACCGAACAGCAAGCTGCTCTATGGGAACGTCAAAAAATTGAAACAAATCTGCGCGAGAGTGAAGAACGGATTCGGTTGGCCACTAATGCCGCTGAAATGGGTATGTGGTTTTGGGATATCACTACTAACGAGGTAATTTGGACAGAGAAATGTTATCAACTGTTTGGAGTGTCCCCAGAAGCCGAAATCAACTTTGAGATTTTTCTCAACTGTGTACATCCTGAAGACCGCCAATACATTCAGGAAGCGATCGCCCGCTCTGTGGAGGAAAATGTTGAGTGTGATATTGAATACCGCATCCCTTGGTCTGATGGTAGTATTCATTGGATTGCTGCTAAAGGTCGCGTCTTTTATGATGCTGAGGGTAAGCCAGTACGAATGATGGGTACTACCCAGGATATTACCCAACGCAAACAGGTAGAAAATGATTTACGCCAGCGCGAAACTCAATTAAGGCGGTTAGTTGATTCCAACATTATTGGCATTATGTTCGCCACTCCTGATTACATTACTGAGGCGAACGAGGCTTTTTTAGAAATGCTGGGTTATACGCGAGAGGAGCTTTTAGCAGGTAAGATATACAGAAAACACATCACCCCACCTGAATATCATGATCTTGATCGGCAGGGACTAGAACAACTTTTAACGGTTGGGATATGTACTCCCTTTGAAAAAGAATACATTCGTAAGGATGGTTCCCGCATTCCCATACTAATTGGTGGTGCTTTGGTGGAGAGAGATCCTGCATCTTGGATCTGTTTTATTCTAGACCTAACCCCCAGGAAGCAATTAGAAAAGGCACTTAGACAACAAGCAGAGGAACTCAAACAGGCAAACCGGAATAAAGATGAATTTCTCGCTATTCTCTCCCACGAATTGCGATCGCCCCTCAATCCGATTTTAGGGTGGTCATCGCTACTCAAAAGCCGCAAATTTGATGAAGTGACTACAAGTCGTGCCTTAGAAACCATCGAAAGAAATGCTCAATTGCAGATTCAATTAATTGATGAGTTGCTAGATGTCTCCCGAATTATTCGCGGTAAGTTGAACCTGACTTTTGCCACTGTTAACTTAGTAGCTGTAATTGATGCTGCATTAGAAACAGTCCGGTTACTTGCCGAAACTAAATCTATCCAGATTCAAGTACAGGTTGACCCCAAGGTTGGTAAAGTGTTAGGCGATTATAATCGCTTACAGCAAGTTGTAGGGAATTTACTCTCAAACGCAGTCAAGTTTACTCCCTCTCGTGGTTCAGTGGAAATCAGTTTATCATTGAGTCGTGAATTAACTTTCCACTCTGCACTAATTCAAGTTAAAGATACAGGTCAAGGTATTTCCCCTGAATTTCTACCCCACGTATTTGAATATTTTCGTCAAGCCGATAGCAGCACAACCAGGACATTCGGCGGACTGGGACTGGGATTAGCAATAGTTCGTCACTTAGTAGAGTTGCATGGTGGGACTGTAAAAGCAGCTAGCCCAGGAATTGGACAGGGAGCAGTTTTTACTGTCAGACTGCCCGTGATGAAGGAGAGTGACGGTGCAGAGAAAGCAGGAGGAGCAGGGGAGAAATTTAACTCTTCAGTTCTGCGTGGACTACGGGTATTAATTGTCGATGATGATGTTGACACACGGGAGTTTCTGCACTTCTTGCTACAACAGAATGGGGCGTTGATAACTGCCGCAGCATCGGTAAAAGAGGCGCTTAAATTTATTGCACAGGCTGTACCTAATTTATTAATCAGTGATTTAGGAATGCCAGAAATAGATGGCTATAGCTTGATTAAGATGCTTAGAGCTATGCCCAAAGAGGAGGGCGGGGAAATTCCGGCGATCGCTCTTACCGCCTATGCTGGAGAAAGCGATCGCGATCGGGTTTTAGCGGCTGGTTTTCAGAAACACATTGCCAAACCAGTACAACCAACTGAATTACTCACCTCAATTGCAGATTTACTAGGGCAAAATCATGGCTAA
- a CDS encoding lipoxygenase family protein, with protein MTASSPENSISSSSTHTLDIARQEYQYNYIHIPSIAMLDRLSIAEEFATNWYFLLAQQLRVVFINTLIVNRGNQGSKSIRDDVERFILEALLKGAVPVKITILARILQIIPQFLLNGISKDVRELDDLFYSILKENGLVILRDALNRIINLLYEGQPTGHATSLKDYENLFQVIGVPPIATTYQEDEVFAYMRVAGYNPVTIARVTTPGDRFPVTDEHYQGVMGTDDSLAAAGLEGRLYLADYKILDGAVNGTFPHEQKYLYAPLALFALPKGSDPTRLLRPIAIQCGQTPGPDYPIVTPNSGKYSWLFAKTIVQIADANYHEAVTHLARTHLLIGVFAIATARQLPLTHPLRILLHPHFDSTLAINDAAQRILIAPGGGVDRLLSSSIDNSRVLAVLGLQSYGFNSAILPKQFQQRGVDDPNLLPVYPYRDDALLVWDAIHQWVSDYLSLYYTTDEDIQKDRALQAWAAEIPAYDGGRIPDFGEDGGIKTRNYLIDATTLIIFTASAQHAAVNFPQKDFMGYAAAIPLAGYLPASTLKREVTEQDYLNLLPPLDQAQRQYNLLSLLGSVYYNKLGDYQQGYFTDQKVKPLLQAFQSNLQQVEDTIKQRNLHRPPYEYLLPSKIPQSINI; from the coding sequence ATGACTGCTTCATCACCAGAAAATTCAATTAGCTCATCAAGTACTCATACTTTAGATATAGCTAGGCAAGAGTATCAATATAACTACATCCATATTCCATCTATTGCGATGCTAGATCGGCTTTCTATTGCCGAAGAGTTCGCTACTAACTGGTATTTTTTATTAGCCCAGCAGTTACGAGTTGTGTTTATCAATACCTTGATTGTCAACAGAGGTAATCAAGGTTCTAAATCGATTCGTGACGATGTTGAAAGGTTTATTTTAGAAGCCTTGCTCAAGGGAGCAGTACCAGTAAAAATCACTATTCTGGCAAGAATCCTGCAAATTATCCCTCAGTTTTTGCTCAATGGCATCTCTAAGGATGTTAGAGAACTCGACGATCTTTTTTATTCTATTTTGAAAGAAAACGGACTTGTGATTCTCAGAGATGCTCTAAATAGGATAATTAACCTTCTATATGAAGGACAGCCGACAGGACATGCAACCAGTCTCAAGGACTACGAAAATTTGTTTCAAGTGATTGGTGTGCCACCAATCGCAACAACTTACCAAGAAGATGAAGTATTTGCCTACATGCGAGTGGCTGGCTACAATCCCGTCACGATCGCGCGAGTAACGACTCCAGGCGATCGCTTCCCAGTCACAGACGAACATTACCAAGGAGTAATGGGAACTGACGATTCATTAGCAGCAGCCGGACTTGAAGGCAGACTCTACTTAGCTGACTATAAAATTTTAGATGGTGCGGTCAACGGTACATTCCCACACGAGCAAAAATATCTCTATGCTCCCCTAGCACTGTTTGCCTTACCCAAAGGCTCAGACCCCACCCGTTTATTGCGTCCGATAGCCATTCAATGCGGTCAAACCCCAGGCCCAGATTATCCAATTGTTACCCCTAACTCCGGTAAATACTCTTGGCTTTTTGCCAAAACAATAGTCCAAATAGCAGATGCCAACTACCACGAAGCTGTTACTCATCTAGCAAGAACTCACTTGTTAATTGGTGTTTTTGCGATCGCCACCGCTCGACAACTACCACTCACCCATCCTCTAAGAATTCTCCTACACCCGCATTTTGACAGCACTTTAGCAATTAACGATGCCGCCCAACGTATTCTCATTGCTCCAGGCGGTGGTGTCGATAGATTACTCTCATCATCAATCGATAACTCTCGCGTTTTAGCAGTGCTAGGCTTGCAAAGCTATGGTTTTAACAGCGCTATCTTACCTAAGCAATTTCAACAGCGCGGTGTAGACGATCCCAACCTCTTGCCCGTTTATCCTTACCGAGATGATGCACTATTAGTCTGGGATGCCATTCATCAATGGGTTTCAGACTACCTGAGCCTTTACTACACCACCGATGAAGACATTCAAAAAGACAGAGCATTGCAAGCGTGGGCAGCCGAAATCCCAGCTTACGATGGTGGTCGCATCCCCGATTTTGGCGAAGATGGGGGCATCAAAACGCGCAATTACTTAATTGATGCCACTACGCTGATTATTTTCACTGCCAGCGCCCAACACGCTGCGGTTAACTTTCCGCAAAAAGATTTTATGGGCTACGCCGCAGCCATACCATTGGCAGGTTATTTACCAGCCTCAACTCTCAAAAGAGAAGTTACTGAGCAAGACTACCTTAATTTGCTCCCTCCCTTAGATCAGGCGCAACGGCAATACAACCTACTCAGCTTATTGGGATCTGTGTACTACAACAAGCTGGGTGATTATCAGCAAGGATACTTTACAGACCAAAAAGTAAAACCATTGTTACAAGCATTCCAAAGTAATCTTCAGCAGGTAGAAGATACCATCAAGCAACGTAATTTGCACCGTCCACCCTATGAATATCTACTTCCTTCTAAAATTCCTCAGAGCATCAATATCTGA
- a CDS encoding IS1 family transposase (programmed frameshift): MECPRCGSSHIRKNGNKRGKQNHICCNCDRQFIDRYEPPQGYSDEVKRECLKMYVNGMGFRGIERVKGVHHTTLITWVKLVGELLPDVYDPETIPEVGELDELETFVGKKNKVWLWTAVNHFTQGILAWVLGDHSAETFRPLWDIVGTWQCYFYVTDGWLVYPGFIPEGDQIVSKTYMTRVEGENTRLRHYLARLHRKTLCYSKSAQMLKYSIRLLLHYLKFWDVPVSV, from the exons ATGGAATGTCCGCGTTGTGGGTCGTCTCATATCCGTAAGAACGGAAATAAAAGAGGTAAACAGAATCACATTTGCTGTAATTGCGATCGCCAATTTATTGATCGGTACGAACCACCTCAAGGATACAGTGATGAAGTGAAACGGGAATGCCTGAAAATGTACGTTAATGGTATGGGATTTCGTGGCATTGAACGGGTCAAAGGTGTGCATCACACGACATTGATTACTTGGGTAAAACTTGTAGGAGAACTGCTACCTGATGTTTATGATCCAGAGACAATTCCAGAAGTTGGCGAACTCGATGAACTAGAAACGTTCGTCGGC AAAAAAAACAAAGTTTGGCTTTGGACAGCAGTGAACCACTTCACACAAGGTATTTTAGCGTGGGTTTTGGGCGACCATAGCGCCGAAACTTTTCGACCGTTATGGGATATTGTAGGTACTTGGCAGTGCTATTTCTATGTCACGGATGGATGGTTGGTCTATCCAGGCTTTATTCCAGAGGGCGACCAGATTGTGAGCAAGACTTACATGACACGAGTTGAGGGGGAAAACACCCGGTTGCGCCACTATCTCGCTCGATTGCATCGAAAAACGCTATGTTATTCCAAATCAGCACAAATGCTGAAATACTCGATTCGATTGCTACTTCACTATCTCAAGTTTTGGGATGTTCCAGTTTCAGTATGA
- the recR gene encoding recombination mediator RecR: protein MKHSGDKTTVYARPLARLIEQLQRLPGVDPKSAQRLALHILKRPEAEVEALAQALVEAKKQIGLCSVCFHLSAEPVCEICRNANRDNNTICVVADPRDVIALEKTREYKGKYHVLGGVISPIDGIGPDQLNILALQRRVSQQKPQEVILAISPSVEGETTTLYIGQLLKPFTKVTRIAFGLPVGGDLEYADEVTLARALEGRRELD, encoded by the coding sequence GTGAAACATTCTGGAGACAAGACAACGGTTTACGCACGCCCTTTAGCACGGTTAATTGAACAATTGCAACGCCTACCGGGAGTTGATCCCAAAAGTGCCCAACGACTGGCTTTGCATATTTTGAAGCGACCAGAAGCAGAAGTAGAAGCTTTGGCGCAAGCTTTAGTTGAGGCAAAAAAACAGATAGGCTTGTGTTCTGTTTGCTTTCACTTATCTGCTGAACCTGTTTGTGAAATTTGCCGCAATGCCAACCGTGACAATAACACTATCTGTGTTGTTGCAGATCCTCGTGATGTGATTGCATTAGAAAAAACCCGCGAATACAAAGGTAAGTATCACGTTTTGGGCGGGGTGATTTCGCCAATTGATGGAATTGGCCCAGATCAGTTGAATATACTAGCTTTACAGCGCCGAGTGAGTCAGCAAAAACCTCAAGAAGTAATTCTCGCAATTAGTCCGAGTGTAGAAGGGGAGACAACAACCCTGTATATCGGTCAGCTATTGAAACCATTTACCAAGGTGACGCGGATTGCTTTTGGTTTACCTGTAGGTGGCGATTTGGAGTACGCAGATGAAGTGACTTTGGCGAGGGCGTTGGAAGGACGCCGAGAGTTAGATTAA
- a CDS encoding PIN/TRAM domain-containing protein produces MLDAIIIFSFILAASGIGFYSIELLPNGALDQVTNLEALRLVVAVFAAIIGGAIGLSFQTTYRRLESQVKEMPLEVILTRAIGLVIGLLLANLMLAPLFLLPIPADFGFIKPLVAVVGSIILSVTGMNLADTHGRGLLRFINPNTVESMVVEGTLKPANTKVLDTSCIIDGRIEALLETGFLEGQILVPQFVLQELQQVADASKDQKRVRGRRGLEILNRIKEDYPDRILINTVDYEDIPTVDAKLVRFAQEISGTLLTNDYNLSKVASVQKVPVLNVNDLVNAVRPSYLPGDNLDLKILKEGKEPSQGIGYLDDGTMVVVEEGSSYVGGELRVVVTSALQTTAGRMIFAKPQASALA; encoded by the coding sequence ATGCTTGACGCCATTATTATTTTCTCATTTATCCTAGCAGCGTCGGGAATAGGGTTCTACAGCATTGAACTACTACCCAATGGGGCACTAGATCAGGTAACGAATCTAGAAGCTCTACGCTTAGTTGTTGCCGTCTTTGCCGCTATTATTGGTGGTGCGATCGGGCTGAGTTTCCAGACGACATATCGTCGCCTAGAATCACAAGTCAAAGAAATGCCTCTAGAAGTGATTTTAACTCGTGCGATCGGCTTAGTGATTGGGCTATTACTAGCCAACCTGATGCTAGCCCCATTATTTTTGCTCCCTATCCCGGCGGATTTTGGATTTATTAAGCCATTGGTGGCAGTTGTTGGTAGTATTATCCTCTCCGTCACTGGCATGAATTTGGCAGATACCCACGGGCGAGGCTTATTGCGATTCATTAATCCCAACACTGTTGAATCGATGGTAGTGGAAGGAACATTAAAACCAGCCAATACCAAAGTTCTAGATACTAGCTGTATTATTGATGGCCGTATTGAAGCCTTACTAGAAACAGGGTTTCTGGAAGGGCAAATTCTCGTACCGCAATTTGTCTTGCAAGAACTCCAACAAGTAGCGGATGCTAGCAAAGATCAAAAGCGGGTACGGGGAAGGAGAGGACTAGAAATTCTCAACCGTATCAAGGAAGATTATCCTGATCGCATCCTGATTAATACAGTTGACTACGAAGATATTCCCACAGTGGATGCGAAGTTAGTACGCTTTGCCCAAGAAATCAGCGGTACATTGCTAACCAACGACTACAACTTGTCTAAAGTTGCCAGTGTTCAGAAAGTACCTGTTTTGAATGTGAATGATTTAGTGAATGCCGTCCGTCCCAGTTATTTACCTGGCGACAACCTGGATTTAAAAATTCTCAAGGAAGGCAAAGAACCCAGTCAAGGCATTGGCTACCTAGATGACGGCACAATGGTAGTTGTTGAAGAAGGTAGCAGTTATGTGGGTGGTGAACTACGAGTAGTAGTTACCAGTGCTTTACAAACTACAGCAGGAAGAATGATTTTTGCCAAACCCCAAGCTTCAGCATTGGCGTGA